The following are encoded in a window of Staphylococcus piscifermentans genomic DNA:
- the gmpC gene encoding dipeptide ABC transporter glycylmethionine-binding lipoprotein — MKKLLVLLMALVVVLAACGGNKKDDKTVTVGVASDDTKVWDKVKELAKKDGINVEIKKFSDYNVPNKALNDGDIDMNAFQHFAFLHEYEKANKGTHITPIRTTVFAPLGIYSKKIKDIKDLKKGAKVVIPNDVSNQARALKLLENAGYIKLSKDFGLKGSKKDIVENKKDLDIKAVDAQQTARSLDDVDIAVINNGVASKSGLDPKKDPIFLEKDNTNTSKPYINIIAVNDKDKDNKTYKKVAELYHSKEARKALKEDTKDGEKIVDLSQKEIKEITDSLK; from the coding sequence ATGAAAAAGTTATTAGTATTATTAATGGCATTAGTCGTAGTACTTGCAGCTTGCGGCGGCAATAAGAAAGATGACAAGACCGTCACAGTAGGGGTAGCATCAGATGATACAAAGGTTTGGGATAAAGTGAAAGAACTTGCGAAGAAAGATGGAATTAACGTTGAAATCAAGAAATTCTCTGATTACAACGTACCGAACAAGGCGCTAAACGATGGGGATATCGACATGAACGCATTCCAACATTTCGCATTCTTACATGAATATGAGAAAGCAAACAAAGGGACTCATATCACACCGATCCGTACAACAGTATTCGCGCCACTAGGCATTTATTCTAAGAAGATTAAAGACATTAAAGATTTGAAAAAAGGGGCAAAAGTCGTAATTCCTAATGATGTATCTAACCAAGCACGTGCATTGAAACTCTTAGAAAATGCAGGGTATATCAAACTCTCTAAAGACTTCGGCTTAAAAGGAAGCAAGAAAGATATTGTAGAAAACAAGAAAGATTTAGACATCAAAGCAGTGGATGCACAACAAACAGCACGCTCTTTAGATGATGTAGATATCGCAGTTATCAATAATGGTGTAGCTTCTAAATCCGGTTTAGATCCTAAGAAAGATCCGATTTTCTTAGAAAAAGATAATACTAATACTTCTAAACCTTATATCAACATTATCGCTGTAAATGACAAAGATAAAGATAATAAAACATACAAGAAAGTTGCTGAATTGTATCATTCTAAAGAAGCGCGCAAAGCTTTAAAAGAAGATACTAAAGACGGCGAAAAAATCGTTGATCTCTCTCAAAAAGAAATCAAAGAAATTACAGACAGCTTGAAATAA
- a CDS encoding methionine ABC transporter ATP-binding protein, whose amino-acid sequence MIEFKDVSKTFHKRSTEIQALKDVSFTVERQEIYGVIGYSGAGKSTLIRLVNKLENVTSGEVVVDGHQIDQYSKKELRKVKKNIGMIFQHFNLLNSKTVFNNVAMPLILEGKSKKYIKEKVDEMLEFVGLGDKGSQYPNELSGGQKQRVAIARALVTDPQILLCDEATSALDPATTDSILRLLKRVNETFEVTILLITHEMSVIQKICDKVAVMEQGRVIEKGTVLDVFSHPKTETAKNFVSTVISTDISEKMIHQLPTDANYQDVKVYMEGAQLGLSVIQTLIKDFNLEVNVIYASMSDIQDTSVGYLTLRIKGTDEEKHRAYDYLKQHHIEYEEVG is encoded by the coding sequence ATGATTGAGTTCAAGGATGTGAGTAAAACATTCCATAAGCGCTCAACAGAAATTCAAGCTTTAAAGGATGTCAGTTTTACTGTTGAACGACAAGAAATCTACGGTGTTATTGGCTACAGCGGTGCAGGTAAGAGTACTTTAATCCGTTTAGTAAATAAACTTGAGAATGTAACATCTGGTGAGGTCGTTGTCGATGGACATCAAATAGATCAATACAGCAAGAAAGAATTGCGTAAAGTTAAGAAGAATATCGGAATGATATTCCAGCATTTCAACTTGCTGAATTCAAAAACGGTATTTAATAATGTGGCAATGCCGCTGATTTTGGAAGGCAAGAGTAAAAAATACATAAAAGAGAAAGTAGATGAAATGTTAGAGTTCGTCGGACTTGGTGATAAAGGTTCGCAATATCCGAATGAACTTTCTGGTGGTCAGAAACAAAGAGTAGCTATTGCCAGAGCACTTGTCACGGATCCTCAAATTTTATTATGTGATGAAGCTACAAGTGCACTCGATCCAGCTACTACGGACTCTATCTTGCGACTCTTAAAGCGTGTTAATGAAACATTTGAAGTAACGATTTTATTGATTACCCACGAGATGAGCGTGATACAAAAGATTTGCGATAAAGTTGCCGTTATGGAACAAGGGCGCGTCATTGAAAAAGGCACTGTATTAGATGTCTTCAGTCATCCGAAAACTGAAACAGCGAAGAACTTCGTTTCTACAGTTATCAGTACAGATATCAGTGAGAAGATGATTCATCAATTACCGACAGATGCGAATTATCAAGATGTGAAAGTTTATATGGAAGGCGCTCAATTAGGATTGTCTGTCATTCAAACATTAATCAAAGACTTTAATTTAGAAGTGAATGTCATTTATGCTTCGATGTCGGATATTCAGGACACTTCAGTCGGTTATTTAACTTTGCGCATTAAAGGGACTGACGAAGAGAAACATCGCGCATATGATTACTTGAAACAACATCACATCGAATATGAGGAGGTCGGATAA
- a CDS encoding helix-turn-helix domain-containing protein produces MDYNYSIIKSSTCTLDFTNKKDYINIYFVLSGNAKTLKKESSLTYHAGELFIRRPDMKPLKIEIKNGSIICLEIHTDYFERFYLKNALNMENNFEVHHHIKETFVHTIRCMYEKKYSHADISIIKLVNYLRIFFETFDNYLFRPTLSPLVNQVIEYVNEHYKKPLKLCVVARDIFANESFLSRKFGEEMQMTFSEYLTNIRVFNLSELLVTRGEEGEIWKEFGFVSNRTFLNRFKEIFNMSPREFILHSQVYRSNEDIISDSVYLEILKFVQPDEKIIPEIQ; encoded by the coding sequence ATGGATTATAATTATAGTATTATTAAATCATCAACTTGTACTTTAGATTTTACGAATAAAAAGGACTATATTAATATTTACTTTGTACTTTCAGGAAATGCTAAAACTTTAAAAAAAGAAAGTTCACTTACCTATCATGCAGGCGAGTTGTTTATTAGAAGACCAGACATGAAACCTTTAAAAATTGAAATTAAAAATGGAAGTATAATTTGTTTAGAAATTCATACTGACTATTTTGAAAGATTCTATTTAAAAAATGCTTTGAATATGGAAAATAACTTTGAGGTTCACCATCATATTAAAGAAACATTTGTGCATACCATACGATGTATGTATGAGAAAAAATATTCTCATGCTGATATCAGTATTATTAAACTCGTAAATTATCTACGTATCTTCTTTGAAACATTTGATAATTATTTATTCAGACCGACTTTGAGTCCGTTAGTAAATCAAGTGATTGAGTATGTTAATGAGCATTATAAAAAACCTTTGAAATTATGCGTGGTAGCTAGAGATATCTTTGCGAACGAAAGTTTTCTTTCTAGAAAATTCGGAGAAGAGATGCAAATGACCTTCTCAGAATACCTCACTAATATCAGAGTATTTAATCTATCCGAACTATTAGTCACAAGAGGCGAAGAAGGTGAAATATGGAAAGAATTTGGTTTTGTGAGTAATCGTACTTTCTTAAACCGTTTCAAAGAAATCTTTAACATGTCTCCAAGAGAGTTTATTCTACACTCTCAAGTTTATCGTAGTAATGAAGATATTATTTCGGATTCGGTATATTTAGAAATTCTAAAATTTGTACAACCAGACGAAAAAATTATTCCTGAAATTCAATAG
- a CDS encoding Rib/alpha-like domain-containing protein, protein MKDKHTSKNHASFTPQRQNKYSIRKFTFGTASILVGATLFLGVNHDAKAAENVPTSTEISTTPDPGQEVEQAHADEVAFEAEVLNDSVVKTDEESTTVKKEEIQEEGGQVENTSLPENQPSNENTEKAVEEKHLEPKVQNAAPKSENVQVSKEKVSVPQPTIVKETEETNKIDLNSAIKIDQVKDLETATNFYAQSAGVSIADAKEFIKDLNLKESITPAELQQALIYQLSLEYETMYHPVAVIEGTERKDVKIIDGQRTTNYAAPLTINNPDVILADAMLNGYVSSGSDELSKAHLISGRAWMTDQGIPSVGTNGLTPVPVNTPVFLQWMDRDGAISPIYLAYTHNRNNDDSAQDGPGGYAFDLRNGWTDAKGKKHLYSAFAGQKYRFAIPDFTLPNGNRATMLRQSGGFYPGVFVDTFTINNMGQTPVVGKNIGRTGIFMAEVPVGNYMTKPKNQWVEANGNHSDPGILAIDGYNIVRGRVWMESSGGDRSNSATGPNFNPNMGDKAANGYKVVFSSLTTQGASAYRNAVERLPEDQRATAAKRLLQDHPEYISATVVATTDSSGVYAAKFPSGTLNVEHIYGFVLNPKGKLVQTYSGFTSPEFRRANQNIEIAPIAAPYSGIQQWANVNFAVVLSPSDTIDIATKPYNATNNPAAPGNRVEVELTNGDVPPMPTHIEWRDKNGNVVSKSRDFTTPKEGEKVGGFTIPNNAEEGDTYTAVLVSGGNDIGGDTVVVHVTDSNKYPPKATVVNKAFGQPTNENDVISHVTFPNYPANHKKPNVVVDHPDQLPDGSVPGRVEVPVTVTYPDGSTATIKVPVVTADQQDKDKYQPTTESIEKNYGEKATPDEVKGKVTVPNFPANGKQPTYTVDEAKIPNGLKSGTENVPVTVTYPDGSKEVVEVPVITKEQLDKDKYQPTTEEIRKPFGQRTDENEVKSKVAIPGYPENGQPVTITVDTSKIPDGQTPGEVNVPVTVTYPDNTTDVVNVKVTTGPKDSDTYQPTTAPITKPYGQGTTEQEIKDKVTVPNFPKDGVQPKVVIDDPTKVPDGNTTGVFDVPVTVTYPDGTTDKVTVKVTVGKQADNAKYEPTAEDITKKFGQKATPDEVKGKVTVPGFPKEGNQPVLTVDESKIPNGQTPGEVNVPVTVTYPDKTTDVVNVKVTTGPKDSDTYQPTTTPITKPYGQGTTEQEVKDKVTVPNFPKDGIQPKVVIDDPTKVPDGNTTGVFDVPVTVTYPDGTTDKTSVKVTVGKQADNAKYDPKAGEITKKFGQKATPDEVKGKVTVPGFPKDGDQPVLTVDETKIPNGQTPGEVNVPVTVTYPDKTTDVVNVKVTTGPKDSDTYQPTTEPITKPYGQGTTEQEVKDKVTVPNFPKDGVQPKVVIDDPTKVPDGNTTGVFDVPVTVTYPDGTTDKVTVKVIVGKQADNAKYDPKVGEITKKFGQKATPDEVKGKVTMPGFPKDGDQPVLTVDETKIPDGQTPGEVNVPVTVTYPDHTTDVVNVKVTTGPKDSDTYQPTTEPITKPYGQGTTEQEVKDKVTVPNFPKDGVQPKVTVDDPTKVPDGNTTGVFDVPVTVTYPDGTTDKVTVKVTVGKQADNAKYDPKAGEITKKFGQKATPDEVKGKVTVPGFPKDGDQPVLTVDETKIPDGQTPGEVNVPVTVTYPDHTTDVVNVKVTTGPKDSDTYQPTTEPITKPYGQGTTEQEVKDKVTVPNFPAGQDQPTVTVDDPTKVPAGNTTGVFDVPVTVTYPDGTTDKVTVKVTVNPQPENEQYEPIAKEVEKSYGQPTTPGDVVSQVTVPGYPTTGEQPKVSIDDPTSLPNGQTPGEYDIPVTVTYPDGTKDHVTVHVIVKPQPDTDIYVPSYNDVKVNPGQSVEVPQTGDKVPVGSTFEIIGNSAGGNGWTATIDPHTGTVKVTAPKDAHEGDKVIVKVLVHYPDGTTDNIGVHVTVHDSIAPEAPVINPIEAGSKVVTGTGKEPGTTVAVTFPNGEVVTTTVDNNGNWKVDVPNNITLTHGDKVIAVITDEAGNVSERTEQPVKDTICPEAPKVNVIHNGDKEISGTAEPGTTVTVTFPDGSTASSLVDENGHYTVKVPNHVTLKADDKVTAIATDEAGNVSKVTTAVVVGDKEGVPTPSGSKVEKAPAKRISNNQDRIDKQSSVTKGQNSDKVSEKATSAKVEKAENKSAQTTRDKALPETGNAENTSSGILVGGLFALLGSLLLFRKRQNKNEKKNN, encoded by the coding sequence TTGAAAGACAAACACACATCAAAGAATCATGCATCTTTCACGCCTCAAAGACAAAATAAGTATTCTATTCGTAAGTTTACTTTTGGAACCGCTTCCATACTAGTGGGAGCCACTCTGTTTTTGGGTGTGAACCATGATGCTAAAGCAGCTGAGAATGTACCGACATCTACTGAAATCTCGACGACACCAGACCCTGGTCAAGAAGTTGAACAAGCTCATGCAGACGAAGTTGCTTTTGAGGCAGAAGTATTAAACGATTCTGTTGTAAAAACAGATGAAGAAAGCACTACAGTTAAAAAAGAAGAAATTCAAGAGGAAGGAGGACAAGTAGAGAACACTAGCCTTCCTGAGAATCAACCCTCAAATGAAAATACTGAAAAAGCTGTTGAAGAGAAACACTTAGAGCCTAAAGTACAAAATGCAGCTCCGAAATCAGAAAATGTTCAAGTTTCTAAAGAAAAAGTAAGCGTACCTCAACCGACAATAGTAAAAGAAACTGAAGAAACAAATAAAATAGACTTGAATTCTGCTATTAAGATTGACCAAGTTAAAGATTTAGAAACAGCGACTAACTTTTATGCACAATCAGCGGGTGTTTCAATAGCTGATGCAAAAGAATTTATTAAAGATCTTAATTTGAAAGAGAGTATTACACCAGCAGAGCTTCAACAAGCATTGATTTATCAACTCTCTTTAGAATATGAAACAATGTATCATCCTGTAGCGGTAATTGAAGGGACAGAACGTAAAGACGTTAAGATTATTGACGGACAACGTACTACAAATTATGCGGCCCCACTTACTATTAATAATCCTGATGTTATTCTTGCTGACGCTATGCTAAACGGATATGTGTCTTCTGGTTCAGATGAACTGAGTAAAGCTCATTTAATATCTGGACGCGCATGGATGACAGACCAAGGTATTCCATCGGTAGGTACAAACGGATTGACACCTGTCCCTGTTAATACACCGGTATTTTTACAATGGATGGATAGAGATGGAGCCATTTCACCTATTTATCTAGCTTACACACATAATAGAAATAATGATGATAGCGCACAAGATGGACCAGGAGGTTATGCTTTTGATTTAAGAAATGGATGGACTGACGCAAAAGGTAAGAAACATTTATATAGTGCTTTTGCTGGTCAAAAATATCGTTTTGCTATCCCTGACTTTACTTTGCCGAACGGAAACCGTGCTACCATGTTACGCCAATCAGGCGGTTTTTATCCTGGAGTATTTGTAGATACATTTACAATTAATAATATGGGACAAACTCCTGTGGTAGGAAAAAATATAGGAAGAACAGGAATTTTTATGGCTGAAGTGCCTGTCGGAAACTATATGACTAAACCTAAGAATCAATGGGTAGAAGCAAATGGTAATCATAGCGATCCTGGTATTTTAGCTATTGATGGTTATAATATCGTACGCGGTAGAGTCTGGATGGAAAGTTCCGGTGGAGATAGATCTAACTCTGCGACTGGTCCGAACTTCAACCCGAATATGGGGGATAAGGCGGCCAATGGATACAAAGTAGTATTCAGTTCCTTGACTACTCAAGGTGCAAGTGCTTATCGAAATGCTGTAGAACGCTTGCCAGAAGATCAACGTGCAACAGCCGCCAAACGACTCTTGCAAGATCATCCAGAATATATTTCTGCTACAGTGGTAGCGACTACTGACAGCTCGGGAGTATATGCTGCTAAGTTTCCTTCTGGAACTTTAAATGTAGAGCATATCTATGGTTTTGTATTAAATCCTAAAGGAAAACTCGTCCAAACATATTCTGGTTTTACTTCTCCAGAATTCAGAAGAGCAAATCAAAACATAGAAATAGCACCTATAGCAGCACCGTATAGTGGAATCCAACAATGGGCTAACGTAAACTTTGCGGTAGTATTAAGTCCAAGTGATACTATTGATATTGCAACAAAACCATATAATGCTACAAATAATCCTGCTGCTCCAGGTAATCGTGTTGAGGTTGAATTAACAAACGGAGATGTTCCTCCTATGCCTACACATATTGAATGGAGAGACAAGAACGGAAATGTAGTAAGTAAATCTCGAGACTTTACAACTCCAAAAGAAGGAGAAAAAGTGGGTGGCTTTACTATCCCTAACAATGCTGAAGAGGGAGACACTTATACAGCAGTGCTTGTTTCTGGAGGTAACGACATCGGTGGTGACACTGTAGTTGTGCATGTCACAGATAGCAACAAATACCCACCTAAAGCAACTGTAGTGAATAAAGCATTTGGACAACCAACAAATGAAAACGATGTTATTTCGCATGTTACATTTCCTAATTATCCAGCAAACCATAAAAAACCTAATGTAGTGGTTGATCACCCTGATCAATTGCCGGATGGCTCAGTTCCAGGAAGAGTAGAAGTTCCAGTTACAGTAACTTACCCAGATGGTTCTACGGCTACTATTAAAGTTCCCGTGGTCACAGCTGATCAACAGGATAAAGATAAATATCAACCAACAACTGAATCGATAGAAAAGAATTATGGGGAAAAGGCCACACCGGATGAAGTGAAAGGCAAAGTAACAGTTCCAAATTTCCCAGCTAATGGAAAACAACCTACTTATACTGTAGATGAAGCAAAAATTCCAAATGGACTTAAATCTGGTACGGAAAATGTTCCAGTCACAGTAACTTATCCAGACGGTTCTAAAGAAGTTGTGGAAGTACCAGTTATTACAAAAGAACAACTAGATAAAGATAAATATCAACCAACTACGGAAGAAATTCGCAAACCTTTTGGTCAACGTACTGATGAAAATGAAGTGAAATCAAAAGTCGCAATCCCAGGTTATCCAGAAAACGGTCAACCGGTTACTATTACTGTAGATACTTCAAAAATCCCGGATGGCCAAACACCGGGCGAAGTGAACGTTCCAGTCACAGTAACTTATCCAGACAACACAACAGATGTCGTCAATGTGAAAGTAACAACAGGCCCGAAAGATTCGGACACTTATCAACCGACAACAGCACCGATCACTAAACCGTATGGACAAGGTACAACTGAACAGGAAATAAAAGATAAAGTGACAGTCCCTAATTTCCCTAAAGACGGCGTACAACCGAAGGTCGTTATCGATGATCCGACAAAAGTACCTGACGGCAATACAACAGGCGTCTTCGATGTACCGGTGACAGTAACATATCCGGACGGTACAACTGACAAAGTTACAGTGAAAGTAACAGTGGGCAAACAAGCGGATAATGCGAAGTATGAACCGACTGCAGAAGACATCACTAAAAAATTCGGTCAAAAAGCAACACCTGATGAAGTGAAAGGCAAAGTAACGGTTCCAGGCTTCCCTAAAGAAGGAAACCAACCAGTATTAACAGTGGATGAATCTAAGATACCGAACGGCCAAACACCGGGTGAAGTGAATGTTCCGGTAACAGTGACTTATCCGGATAAAACGACAGATGTAGTCAATGTGAAAGTAACAACAGGACCGAAGGATTCAGACACTTACCAACCGACAACAACACCGATTACGAAACCGTACGGTCAAGGTACAACTGAACAGGAAGTAAAAGATAAAGTGACAGTGCCTAATTTCCCTAAAGACGGCATACAACCGAAGGTCGTTATCGATGATCCGACAAAAGTACCTGACGGCAATACAACAGGCGTCTTCGATGTACCGGTGACAGTGACATATCCGGACGGCACAACTGATAAAACATCAGTGAAAGTAACGGTCGGTAAACAAGCGGATAATGCGAAATACGACCCTAAAGCCGGAGAAATTACTAAGAAATTCGGTCAAAAAGCGACACCGGACGAAGTAAAAGGCAAAGTAACGGTTCCAGGCTTCCCTAAAGACGGAGACCAACCTGTATTAACGGTGGATGAAACTAAGATACCGAACGGCCAAACACCGGGCGAAGTGAATGTTCCGGTAACAGTGACATATCCGGATAAAACGACAGATGTAGTCAATGTGAAAGTAACAACAGGCCCGAAAGATTCGGATACTTACCAACCGACAACCGAACCGATCACAAAACCATATGGTCAAGGTACAACTGAACAAGAAGTAAAAGACAAAGTGACAGTGCCGAACTTCCCTAAAGATGGCGTACAACCGAAGGTCGTTATCGATGATCCGACGAAAGTACCTGACGGCAACACAACAGGCGTCTTCGATGTACCGGTCACAGTCACATATCCGGACGGCACAACTGACAAAGTTACAGTGAAAGTAATAGTCGGCAAACAAGCGGATAATGCTAAATATGACCCTAAAGTCGGAGAAATCACTAAGAAATTCGGCCAAAAAGCAACACCGGACGAAGTGAAAGGCAAAGTAACAATGCCAGGCTTCCCTAAAGACGGAGACCAACCGGTATTAACAGTAGATGAAACAAAAATTCCAGATGGTCAAACACCGGGTGAAGTGAATGTTCCAGTGACAGTGACTTATCCGGACCACACAACAGACGTGGTTAATGTGAAAGTAACAACAGGCCCGAAAGATTCGGATACTTACCAACCGACAACCGAACCGATCACAAAACCATATGGTCAAGGTACAACTGAACAAGAAGTAAAAGACAAAGTGACAGTGCCGAACTTCCCTAAAGACGGCGTACAACCGAAGGTAACAGTAGATGACCCAACGAAAGTACCTGACGGCAACACAACAGGCGTCTTCGACGTACCGGTTACAGTGACATATCCGGACGGCACAACTGACAAAGTTACAGTTAAAGTAACAGTCGGCAAACAAGCGGATAATGCGAAATACGATCCAAAAGCCGGAGAAATCACTAAGAAATTCGGTCAAAAAGCAACACCTGATGAAGTGAAAGGCAAAGTAACAGTACCAGGTTTCCCTAAAGACGGAGACCAACCGGTATTAACAGTGGATGAAACAAAAATTCCGGATGGCCAAACACCAGGTGAAGTGAATGTTCCGGTGACAGTGACTTATCCGGACCACACAACAGATGTCGTCAATGTAAAAGTAACAACAGGACCGAAGGATTCGGACACTTATCAACCGACAACAGAACCGATCACAAAACCATACGGCCAAGGTACAACTGAACAAGAAGTAAAAGACAAAGTGACAGTGCCGAACTTCCCAGCAGGACAAGATCAACCAACAGTAACAGTGGATGATCCGACAAAAGTACCTGCCGGCAATACAACAGGCGTCTTCGACGTACCGGTGACAGTAACATATCCGGACGGCACAACTGACAAAGTCACAGTGAAAGTAACGGTTAACCCGCAACCGGAAAATGAACAATACGAACCGATTGCTAAAGAAGTAGAAAAATCATACGGTCAACCAACAACACCAGGGGATGTAGTATCTCAAGTGACAGTACCGGGCTATCCGACAACAGGAGAGCAACCGAAAGTATCAATCGATGATCCAACATCATTACCTAATGGTCAAACACCAGGTGAATATGATATACCGGTCACAGTCACATATCCAGACGGCACAAAAGATCATGTCACAGTACATGTGATAGTAAAACCACAACCGGATACAGATATCTACGTACCAAGTTATAATGATGTTAAGGTAAATCCGGGACAATCAGTAGAGGTCCCTCAAACAGGAGATAAAGTACCTGTAGGTTCTACTTTTGAAATTATAGGTAATTCTGCAGGAGGAAACGGCTGGACAGCAACTATCGATCCGCATACTGGTACTGTGAAAGTAACAGCACCTAAAGATGCGCACGAAGGTGATAAAGTAATAGTTAAAGTACTTGTTCATTATCCAGATGGTACAACTGATAACATAGGTGTACATGTAACTGTTCATGATTCAATTGCTCCTGAAGCGCCAGTTATCAATCCTATCGAAGCTGGTTCTAAAGTAGTGACAGGAACTGGTAAAGAACCGGGCACAACAGTCGCAGTGACATTCCCTAACGGAGAGGTCGTAACTACAACTGTAGATAATAATGGCAACTGGAAAGTGGACGTACCAAATAACATCACATTAACTCATGGTGATAAAGTAATTGCTGTAATTACTGACGAAGCAGGCAACGTATCAGAAAGAACTGAACAGCCAGTTAAAGATACAATTTGTCCAGAAGCTCCAAAAGTGAATGTAATTCATAATGGAGATAAAGAAATTTCAGGTACAGCAGAACCGGGTACAACAGTTACAGTGACATTCCCAGATGGTTCAACTGCATCTTCATTAGTTGATGAAAATGGTCATTATACAGTAAAAGTCCCTAATCATGTAACTTTGAAAGCTGATGATAAAGTTACAGCAATAGCTACTGACGAAGCAGGCAATGTTTCTAAGGTAACTACAGCAGTGGTTGTAGGAGATAAAGAAGGTGTACCTACTCCTAGCGGCAGCAAAGTAGAAAAAGCACCAGCTAAACGAATCTCAAACAATCAAGATAGAATAGATAAACAATCATCAGTAACTAAAGGACAAAATTCTGATAAGGTTTCAGAAAAAGCGACATCTGCAAAAGTTGAAAAAGCTGAAAATAAATCAGCTCAAACAACAAGAGATAAAGCTTTACCAGAAACTGGAAACGCTGAAAATACAAGCAGTGGAATTTTAGTGGGTGGATTATTCGCTTTACTAGGTTCACTACTATTATTCAGAAAACGTCAAAATAAAAATGAAAAAAAGAATAACTAA
- a CDS encoding methionine ABC transporter permease — translation MLGSSLDSSQLWEALYQTLLMVSISLVIGALIGIPLGILLVVTKKNGIWENVAIYHILNPIINIFRSIPFIILLIAIVPFTKLIVGTSIGTAAAIVPLTVYVAPYIARLVENSLLEVDSGVIEAANAMGASPFQIIRYFLMPEALGSLILAITTAIIGLIGSTAMAGAVGGGGIGDLALAYGYQRFDTIVIIITVVILVIMVQLIQSLGNVLAKKIRRN, via the coding sequence ATGCTAGGTTCATCTTTAGACTCGTCGCAATTATGGGAAGCGCTCTATCAAACATTATTGATGGTTTCGATTTCACTAGTAATTGGTGCGTTAATCGGGATTCCCTTAGGCATCTTGCTGGTAGTGACAAAGAAAAATGGTATTTGGGAAAATGTAGCGATCTATCATATCTTGAATCCGATTATTAACATTTTTCGTTCAATTCCATTCATTATTTTGTTAATCGCGATTGTGCCGTTTACTAAATTAATCGTAGGTACATCTATTGGTACAGCAGCTGCGATTGTACCTTTAACGGTATACGTAGCACCATACATTGCGCGTCTCGTTGAAAATTCACTATTGGAAGTAGACTCAGGGGTTATCGAAGCAGCGAATGCAATGGGTGCATCACCGTTCCAAATTATTCGTTATTTCTTAATGCCGGAAGCTTTAGGTTCATTAATCTTAGCGATTACTACTGCAATTATCGGTTTAATCGGTTCAACAGCTATGGCCGGTGCAGTAGGTGGCGGCGGTATCGGTGACTTGGCTTTAGCTTATGGTTACCAACGTTTCGACACTATCGTCATTATTATTACAGTTGTTATTTTAGTCATTATGGTTCAGCTAATTCAATCTCTCGGGAATGTTTTGGCTAAGAAGATTCGCAGAAATTAA
- a CDS encoding alpha/beta hydrolase family protein has translation MEELYYGDHEEQLIDVYPASEALAEHDDKWLVLIHGGYWRQKFDRTLNDKLIEMLTREGYNVANVEYRRGEHAWPTPEEDTKKAIQAFKSSKFVDNQEIILIGHSVGGQLVLNNADEADRVIAMAPVTDVPYTKEQGLGRNAVDEYFGDITDAALEAASPMSRLPLKTKTLIIQGFNDSGVKVESTLAYVSQNEENTIDLYAFAHLGHMQCLEPNGRHIDLMLEWIDHRDEEN, from the coding sequence ATGGAAGAATTATATTATGGTGACCATGAAGAACAACTGATTGATGTTTATCCTGCCTCAGAGGCCTTAGCTGAACATGATGATAAATGGTTAGTACTTATTCATGGCGGTTACTGGAGACAGAAGTTCGACCGCACATTAAATGATAAATTAATCGAAATGCTCACAAGAGAAGGATACAATGTGGCGAATGTTGAATATCGCCGTGGAGAGCATGCTTGGCCGACACCAGAGGAAGATACAAAGAAAGCCATTCAAGCTTTCAAGTCTTCAAAGTTTGTGGATAATCAAGAAATTATATTGATTGGTCATTCCGTAGGCGGCCAGCTTGTATTGAATAATGCAGATGAAGCAGATCGTGTGATTGCTATGGCTCCCGTAACTGATGTTCCCTATACCAAAGAACAAGGATTAGGGAGAAACGCGGTAGACGAGTATTTTGGAGATATTACTGATGCGGCGCTTGAAGCAGCTTCTCCAATGTCACGTTTACCTTTAAAAACGAAAACTTTAATTATCCAAGGATTCAATGACAGTGGCGTTAAAGTTGAATCTACGTTGGCCTATGTGTCTCAAAACGAAGAAAACACTATAGATTTATACGCATTTGCCCATTTAGGTCATATGCAATGTCTTGAACCTAATGGACGCCATATTGATTTAATGCTTGAGTGGATTGATCATAGAGACGAAGAAAATTAA